A genomic segment from Clostridium pasteurianum BC1 encodes:
- a CDS encoding GNAT family N-acetyltransferase yields MKRGIIYMYCGEKVCLRAYKEEDIKLAMKFVNDRELKKFLVTNIPFPMSLWEEETWVKAQKGSESGEYNFAIEDIKTNKYIGGCGIQKVNWLTRVAVVGIMIGDKDYWSKGYGTDAMKVLMKFIFEDMNINKIRLNTFSFNERAKKCYEKCGFEVEGILKNEIFKEGKYYDEIIMSAFSKK; encoded by the coding sequence ATGAAAAGAGGAATAATATATATGTACTGTGGAGAAAAAGTTTGTTTGAGGGCTTACAAAGAAGAAGATATTAAGCTGGCAATGAAGTTTGTCAATGATAGGGAACTTAAAAAGTTTTTAGTTACTAATATTCCTTTTCCAATGAGTTTATGGGAAGAAGAAACTTGGGTTAAAGCTCAAAAGGGCAGTGAAAGTGGTGAATATAATTTTGCTATAGAGGATATAAAGACAAATAAATATATAGGTGGCTGCGGCATTCAAAAAGTGAATTGGCTAACTCGTGTGGCCGTTGTGGGAATAATGATAGGAGATAAGGATTATTGGAGTAAAGGTTATGGCACAGATGCTATGAAAGTGCTTATGAAATTTATTTTTGAAGATATGAATATCAATAAAATAAGATTAAATACTTTTTCATTTAACGAAAGAGCTAAGAAATGTTATGAAAAATGCGGCTTTGAAGTAGAGGGTATTTTAAAAAATGAAATATTTAAAGAAGGTAAATATTATGATGAAATAATTATGTCTGCCTTTAGCAAAAAATAA